DNA sequence from the Streptomyces sp. CA-210063 genome:
GCGGTCGCGTACGGCTCCACGGCCGCCAGCAGCGAGTCGGCGGCGGCCTCCCAGTGGGCGCGGGTGTAGCCGGTGTACGGGCTGAGGGTGCGGTCGTCGTGGGGCTGGGAGGGCATGTGGTGCGCTTTCTGGAGTGGGAGGTTCGGGGGGCTGGGTGAGTTCGTCGGCTGCGGGTGAGTGGGGGCTGGTCGCGCAGTTCCCCGCGCCCCTAAAAGATCAGGCCTGCGGGCCTAAAAGACCAGGCCCTGCGGGCCTGAAAGGCGTCGGGCCTGCGGGCCTGGGATCGGCAGGGCTGCGGGCCGAAAAGCACGGGGCGCAGCCCCTGCTCTTCAGGGGCGCGGGGAACTGCGCGAGAAGCCCCACGCACCCGCACCCGCACCCGCACCCGCCGACGCAACCCCACCACCCGAGCCCTCCCGCGCACAGACCTGGGGCGCCCCGGTTCCGGTCGAGGCGCCCCAGGGGCTCATCCCACCCTGGTCTTCCCCTCCGGCACCAGCCCCTGGGCGACGAGTTCGTCGCGGACCAGGTCGGCGTAGACGGTCGCGCCGTGCACGGAGGTGTGGGTGTTGTCGCGCTTCTCGTTGTAGAGGTAGAGCGCCTTGGAACCTTCGGTGCCCAGGGACTCGACCAGCGCCTTCGTCCTGGCGGTGAGGTCGATCAGGGGTACGTCGTGGGCGGCCGCGACCGAGCGGGTGACCGCCGGGTGGTCGACGCCGAGGCCGTTGACCAGCAGGGCCGTGTTGTTGTTCAGGGTGCCGTCCGCGTTGAACCAGCGGCGGACGATCGGGGTGACCAGGACCGGCTTCCCGCCCTTCTCGCGGACGCCGGCGACCAGCGTTTCGAGGTTGGCCCGGTAGGTGGCCTCGTCGGTCTGCTTGTCGTTGTGGGCCAGCTGGATCAGGACCAGGTCGCCGCGCCGGATCTGCGGCTGGACGGTGGCCCACAGCCGGGAGTCGGCGAGGTAGGAGACCGTGCTCTCGCCGGAGTCGGCGTAGTTGGCGACCGAGACGCCCTTGCGGAGGTACTGCGGGAGTTGCTGGCCCCAGCCGGAGTACGGGTCGCCGGGCTGGTCACAGACCGTCGAGTCGCCGACGAGGAAGATCTGCCGGGCCCGCTTGGCCGGGGTCACGCGGATGTCGGCGAGGGCGGGTGCGGAGCCGCCGATGACGAGGTCCAGGCCGGGGGTGCCCTCGGCGCCGGTCGGCTCGCCCTCGGGGGTGCGGACGTTGACGGTGAAGCTGCGGGAGACGGGCTCGCCCGCCTCGGTGGCCGTCTCGGCGAGGAGCGTGCGGCGCGCCTCGCCGGTGACCTTGGTGCTCGCCGCGCTCTCACCGCCGAGGCGGACCGTCACGTCGTACGTGCCGGCGGGAACGGCGAAGTGGCAGGCGTTCGCGGCGCAGTTGTCCAGGCCGAGCGCGGGCCGGCCCTGGTGCGCCTGGGCCGGTACGGCCGACAGGGCGGTGCCCAGGGTCGCGGCCGTCAGCACGGCGACGGTGAAACGTCTCATTGCGGCTCCTCCGACAGGGATGACAAGACCCGGCGGCTGGACGGTACATCGTTTGGCAAGCGCTTTCTAGATCTCGGATCATTTTCACAAGATTGCCAACTTCCCTGCCACGAAAGCCCTTTCGCGAAATCGATTCAACTGTCACCCTTCCGAATCACCCGCACTCCCCCCACACCTTCGAGGAGGACCCCCATGTCCGAATCCATCGACAGACCGACCGCACCCGGCCTCGGCCGTCGCGGTTTCGTCGTCGGCGCGGCGGCCACCGCCGCCGGCGCCGCGCTCGCCGGGCCGCTGGCCGGCACCGCCCGCGCCGCGGCCTTCGGCTACTCCGACGACGGCACCCACTACGTCATCGACACCGGCGCGAACCTCGTGTTCAAGGTCAGGAAGAGCAACGGCGACCTGTCGTCGCTCGTCTACCGGGGCACGGAGTACCAGGGCTACGGCGGCATGAACTCGCACATCGAGTCCGGCCTCGGCAGCTCCACGGTCACCATCACGCAGTCCGGCTCGACGATCCTCGTCTCCGTCACCTACGGCACGCTGAGGCACTACTACGCGGCCCGCAGCGGCGAGAACAACATCTACCTGTGGACCAACAAGGCCGACACCTCGGTCTCGGCGACCCGCTACATCGTGCGCGTGAAGGCGGGCCTGTTCCTCAACGACGAGCCCGACTCGTACACCTACGCGCCCACCACCATCGAGGCCTCGGACGTGTTCAGGAAGTCCGACGGCCAGACCCGCTCGAAGCACTTCTCCAAACTGCGGGTCATGGACTACAACTACGTCGGCTGGTCGGCGAACGGCGTCGGCCTGTGGATGGTCCGCAGCAACCACGAGAAGGCCTCCGGCGGCCCCTTCTACCGTTCCCTGCTGCGCCACCAGAGCGCGGACGGCGGCGGTCTCTACGAGATCCTGTACTACGGGCAGAACCAGACCGAGGAGCAGCGGTTCGGCCTCCAGGGCCCGTACGTCATCGCCTTCACGGACGGCGGTGCCCCCTCCTCGTCGCTGTTCCCGGGCACGCTGACCACCTCGTGGGCGGACTCGCTCGGCCTGTCCGGGTACGTCGCCGCGAGCGGCCGGGGCCGGGTGGCGGGTGTCGGCATCACCGGGCGGAACACGTCGTACGCGTACACCGTGGGGCTCGCCAACTCGGCGGCGCAGTACTGGGGTTCGGCTCGGGCGTCGGACGGCTACTTCGCCATCTCCGGGGTTCTTCCGGGGACGTACACGCTCACCGTCTTCAAGGGTGAACTGGCGGTCCACACGACCTCGGTGACGGTCACGGCGGGCGGTACGACGACCCTGAACTCGATCGCGATCCCGTCGTCGAACGACCCGTCCAACGCGAGCGCGATCTGGCGGATCAACGACTGGAACGGCACGCCGAGCGGCTTCAAGAACGCCGACCTGATGACGTACGCGCATCCGTCGGACGCCCGGGCCGCCGCCTGGACCGGCAACGTGGTGATCGGCAGCGGCACCGAGACCTCCGCCTTCCCCTGCTACCTCTGGAAGGACGTGAACAGCGGTCTCCTCGTCTACTTCCGGCTGACCGCCGCGCAGGCCGCCGCCGCGCACACGCTGCGCATCGGTGTGACGACGGCCTACGCCAACGGCCGGCCGCAGGTCGTCGTCAACGACACCTGGACGTCGGCCATCCCCTCCCCGCCCACCCAGCCGAACACCCGGTCCCTGACCAACGGGTCCTACCGGGGCAACAACCACACGTTCACCTACAGCGTCCCGGCGTCCGCCTGGCTGACGGACACGAGCCAGTACAACGTGCTGAAGATCAACGTGGTGAGCGGGTCGGGGTCGACGTCCTATCTGAGTGCCGGGACGTCGATCGACGCGATCGATCTGCTCGGCTGAACACTCGTCATGTCCCGCGCGTCCACTGCTGGTTCGTCCCTCCGTTGCACGTGTACGTGATGACGGCGGCCGAGTCGGCGGTGGACGCGCCGTTCACGTCCAGGCACTCGCCGGTCGCCCGGGACTTGATGTTCACGTAGGAGCCGGTGGTCGTGACCGACCACTGCTGGCTCGTCGCCGAGGAGTCGCAGTTCTCCTGGGTGACCGTGTTGGCGTTCTCCTGGACGCACAGGGAGCTGTGACGGGTCATCAGCTGGTAGTAGCCGCTGCCGACGGACTTGAACCAGTACTTCTGGTTGTTTCCGCTGTTGCAGGTGTACTGCTTGAGCTGCGCGGCCGCCCACTGCGACTGGCTGGTGACATCGGCGCACTTGGAGGAGTGGCGGGCGATCAGCGTGTTGTAGGTGGCACTGGTACCGCTGATCGTGCCGGTGGCGGTGTCGATCGTGACCTCCGGCGCCCAGGACATGGACATCGTGGTGGAGGTCGGGAAGGTCAGCGGCAGCCAGACATAACGGGAGTCGTTGACCGTGCCGCCGAAGGAGTTGCCCCAGCGGTCGCCCATGTACAGGTACGAGGTGGTCGACGTGCCCTGCACGGGCAGGACGTACGCGGTCTGCGAGCCGAAGGTCGTCGAGTCGCCGATGTTCGCCATGGCCGTCCAGGGGCCCGCGATGTTGGTGGCGGTGGCGTACTGCTGCTGGTTGGGGTTCCAACCGGTCGCGCC
Encoded proteins:
- a CDS encoding rhamnogalacturonan acetylesterase, whose amino-acid sequence is MRRFTVAVLTAATLGTALSAVPAQAHQGRPALGLDNCAANACHFAVPAGTYDVTVRLGGESAASTKVTGEARRTLLAETATEAGEPVSRSFTVNVRTPEGEPTGAEGTPGLDLVIGGSAPALADIRVTPAKRARQIFLVGDSTVCDQPGDPYSGWGQQLPQYLRKGVSVANYADSGESTVSYLADSRLWATVQPQIRRGDLVLIQLAHNDKQTDEATYRANLETLVAGVREKGGKPVLVTPIVRRWFNADGTLNNNTALLVNGLGVDHPAVTRSVAAAHDVPLIDLTARTKALVESLGTEGSKALYLYNEKRDNTHTSVHGATVYADLVRDELVAQGLVPEGKTRVG
- a CDS encoding rhamnogalacturonan lyase B N-terminal domain-containing protein, with the protein product MSESIDRPTAPGLGRRGFVVGAAATAAGAALAGPLAGTARAAAFGYSDDGTHYVIDTGANLVFKVRKSNGDLSSLVYRGTEYQGYGGMNSHIESGLGSSTVTITQSGSTILVSVTYGTLRHYYAARSGENNIYLWTNKADTSVSATRYIVRVKAGLFLNDEPDSYTYAPTTIEASDVFRKSDGQTRSKHFSKLRVMDYNYVGWSANGVGLWMVRSNHEKASGGPFYRSLLRHQSADGGGLYEILYYGQNQTEEQRFGLQGPYVIAFTDGGAPSSSLFPGTLTTSWADSLGLSGYVAASGRGRVAGVGITGRNTSYAYTVGLANSAAQYWGSARASDGYFAISGVLPGTYTLTVFKGELAVHTTSVTVTAGGTTTLNSIAIPSSNDPSNASAIWRINDWNGTPSGFKNADLMTYAHPSDARAAAWTGNVVIGSGTETSAFPCYLWKDVNSGLLVYFRLTAAQAAAAHTLRIGVTTAYANGRPQVVVNDTWTSAIPSPPTQPNTRSLTNGSYRGNNHTFTYSVPASAWLTDTSQYNVLKINVVSGSGSTSYLSAGTSIDAIDLLG
- a CDS encoding RICIN domain-containing protein, encoding MRRAYAMLLALCLALAGALVTAGPAQAAPQTIPNGTQFKDTSGNALHAHGGGVIKVGSYYYWFGEHRNSDNTFRYVSAYRSTDLKTWEFRNNVLTEATDPELATANIERPKVMYNAATGKFVMWMHKENGVDYSEARAAVAVSDTVDGNYTWRGSFRPLGQHMSRDITVFVDTDGTGYMISAARENYDLQIYRLTADYTGIAALVADPWHGGHREAPALFKRGGVYFMLTSGATGWNPNQQQYATATNIAGPWTAMANIGDSTTFGSQTAYVLPVQGTSTTSYLYMGDRWGNSFGGTVNDSRYVWLPLTFPTSTTMSMSWAPEVTIDTATGTISGTSATYNTLIARHSSKCADVTSQSQWAAAQLKQYTCNSGNNQKYWFKSVGSGYYQLMTRHSSLCVQENANTVTQENCDSSATSQQWSVTTTGSYVNIKSRATGECLDVNGASTADSAAVITYTCNGGTNQQWTRGT